CACGAGACTGGGCGCGAGCCGTGGTGGATGTACCCGTGCCCACCTCGGTCGGGGTGCCCCTCGCGACGCAGTCGCTGCACCAGGACGGCCAAGCCATCTTCGCCGACCTGGTACTGCGGCTTTGGTGATATGCGGGTACGGTGGCAGATTGCTGGGAAACCAGCCAGCCTGGACCCGGGTATGCCGCGCATGCCGCGCCCGGCCGAGTGATTACTCGTAGCCAGGCATCGGGGGACAGGCCTGCTCAGCGGTCACGATGATCGCAATAAGAGGCGTGCGTGGCCCTTGCACTGTGTGACCCGCCGTTCAGGGTTGATCTTGAGCGCAAGGAGCGTGTTGATGACTATCACCGCCCAGGACGTGTACAGCACACTCAGACCCCGCCTCGGCTGCCCGCCGCTTGGAGCACACGACATCGATCGGGTCGTGCGGGTCCTGAATGCTCATTGCGCGTCCACCGGCACGGTAAGGATTCCGATTGACGTGGAACTGTCCAACGACGGCCAAGATGCCGCTGGAGCGCACCCACCGCTGCTACGCGGTGCCGAGTACTGCATGGATGGATCGGCAAACGGGGGGACACCGACATGAGCGCAGTGGCACGTCCTGCAATCCGGGATCTCATCGGTCAACTCGCGCGCATCGAGGACATCCTGCGTGTCACCCCGACCCACGTCACCGGCAGGCGCTCGAGCGAGCCGAGCCCGGTAATGGCCGCTTTGTTAATCACTGAGCAGGACATCATCAAAGAGTTGCGCCGACCCGGGCGACCCGGGCATCTCCCTGCGGGGCGACCCGGGTATCTCCCTGGCCTCGCCGACGGCCCGTAAAGGGTCCGCAACCGGGTTCTGTTCATGCTTCGGTCACTGCAGGACAGCGACGGGGCAGTGCGCGCCGCGGACGAGGCTGTGGCTGACTGAGCCCAGGACCAGACCAGTGAAGGCGCCACGGCCGCGTGAGCCCAGGACGAGTAGTTGCGCGTGACGCGTGGCGTCCAGGAGGGCGTCGATCGGTTGACTGTTGTACACCTGTCCGGTGATCTCGACGTTCGGGAAGTCTGCCCGCACACCGGCCACGGTCTCGTTGACGAGATCGACAGCGTGCTGGGCGAGCAGCGGCCAGTCTTGGATATCTGTGGCAAGTGGGGCGGTGATGCCCGGGTTGTCTGGGGCGGCCCAGGCGTGCACCACGCTCACTGTGGTGTGCCGCAAGGCGGCGGCTTCGGTGACGGCAAACCGCACGGCCCGCTGGGCGGGTTTAGACCCGTCTACGCCGACGACAACGGGGTCACCGGGCTTGACTGGGCCCTGCTCGGTGTCGCGCGGTCGGACGACCACCACTGGTGGTGCCACTTTCCCGAGTACTTGGGTGGCGGTGGAGCCCAGCAGCAGGCCGGTGAAACCGCCGCGGCCCCGGGAGCCCACGACGACCAGGTCGGCGGACTTGGCTTCAATGATGAGCGCCATAGCCGCAGATTGGCCGACGTGTACCTTAGTCTCGATCTGCAGCTGAGGGTGCAGTTGCCGCAGCGGCTCAGTGGCAGCCGTGAGCAGGTCCGCGGTCAAGTCCTCCCAATCGACCATCGCCAAGGTCGACGCGTCAGGAAAAGCGGGTGGGTACATCGGCATCACAGCGTAGATCACCCGTAGCCGGGTGTTGCGGCGCGTGGCTGCTGATGCGGCCCACCGCGCGGCGTCTTCGCTCGTAGCCGAACCGTCGACTCCCACTACAACTGCTGGTGAACTGTCCACTGTCATCTCCTCATCGTGGTCGCCGGACTTCTCCCGCGGGGTCAGTCAGTCGGTGTCTTGTGTGTGGGGCCGACCGACCCGGCCGGGTAGTCCTGCAGTGGTGCTCCGCCGGCGGCCCAGGCCCCCAGGATTGGTTCCATCACGCGCCACGCCTCTTCGGCCTCATCCCCGCGTAGGGACAATGTGGGGTCACCGGCGAACACGGCGGCCAACAGGTGAGCGTAGGTAGGCAGGTCGGGAGGTGCGAACTGGGCACCGAGGGTTGCCGGTGCGAGCTCGAAGGGGCGTCCGGCGGCGCTGACGTTGACCTCGATGGCGATCGAGTCTGGGTCGAGGGAGAGCCTGAGCACGTTCGGATGAGCGGGGCGGTTGGCCCCGAACGTCAAATGGGGAACTTCCCGGAAGGTAATAGCGATTTCACGGCGGTTCTGTGCGAGGGCCTTTCCCGCCCGTAGGGTGAACGGCACCCCGGACCACCGCCAGTTGTCCACGGTCAGCGTGACCTCGGCGAAAGTCTCAGTCCCTCGGTCTGGGTCGACACCGGGCTCGTCGGCGTATGACGGAAGCGCACGGCCGTCCACCATCCCAGCGGTGTAGCGCCCGCGCCGGGTTCGTTCATCCATCTGACCGGAGGTGGGTGGGTGAGTAGCGCGCAGAACCTCGGCCTTGCGGTCGCGCAGATCTCGTTCACCCAGCGATGTGGGCGGTTCCATCGCTATGAGGCACAGCAGCTGCAGTAGGTGGTTCTGGAGCATGTCACGTAGTGCGCCGGCCGAATCGTAGTAACCGGCGCGGTCCTCCAGGGCCAGGGTTTCCTCCCAAATAATGTCTACCCGCTCGACGTGTCCGGCGTGCCAGATCGGTTCGAAGATGCGATTGGCGAAGCGCAATCCCAGCAGATCCAGGACGCTCTGCATGGTCAGGAAATGATCGACGCGGAAGACGGCATCCTCCGGTAGCAGCGCGTCCACCAGTTGGTTGAGCCGCCGAGCCCCTGCGAGGTCGGTACCGAAGGGTTTTTCCACCACCAGCCGGCTGCCTGCAGGTAGGCCGACCTCGCTCAGCGCGGTGATCGTGGCCGCGAACAGCGTGTGGGGCAGGGCCAGATAGATGATGAGCGGTCCGTCGGCGCGCTGCATGAGCGGACGCAGCTCAGCAGCGCAGCCGACGTCGGCAACCGCATAGCGCAACCGGGAACACAGCGCCGCCCGGTCGACGGGGTCGAGGTGAGCGGCATGCTCCTGCAGCGCGGCGGCGGCCACCTGACGGAACGCGTCATCGTCACCATCGCGCCGTCCGACCGCGACAACCGAAACGTCCAGGGGCAATAACTCGTCACGTTGTAGGTGGGCCAGTGCTGGTAGTAGAAATCGTCGCGTCAGATCCCCGTGCGCGCCGAGCAGCAAGAAGGTGGATGTCATCGCTGTACCTCCATAGGTTGCTGCTCACTGGCGAGCGTGGGAGATGCGCCTTCTCTGGCCCGGATAAGGCGCAACGTCCCGGTCAAGGATCGCGCCGAACACGTGGGGGAGTGGCTGCGCGGTGCGCACAGCCACTCGATGGCGCCGCGGGAGGAGACCAGTGCTGTTGTCTCACCGTCGGCGAGCAACACGTGATCCTTGATCGGGGGAAATCCGTGTGCCGTGTTCACCTGAGTCTCCTCGTGCTGACGTCGTTGGCCACCTCAGATCTGCCGAGCGGGCGTCGGTTGTGAGCAAGGCCCCATCTCAGTGGCTGGGGCAATTGTGAATTCGTGGGTGGCCGTCATGCCGGGGGCCGTCCAGGTCGGCGCGCGGTGGGGCCGATCGGCAGCCGTGCCCCGCACGTGGTCGCTGCCCGCACGCCGGTGCGGTACGAGCAGCGATGGCCGCGACCTGGGTGGGAAAAACCTCAGCTGCTGGTCTCGCCTGCGGGGGCTGGTTCAGCTGTGAAAGGCCATGTAGGGGTTCGGTGACTGGGTGGGGTCGGCGGTCAGGGGTAGCACCATGGCGACCTCGTCCGCGTCGTATGCGTCTGTTCCTTTGGCGACGCGTGCGGGTCGACGTTTTGCTGAGGGGCGGAAACCGAAGTAGCTGGCGAAGCCAATGGCGGTCGCATCGTCTGATATTGCCCAGTAGTACAGGAGGCGGCACCCGTCCTCGGCGGCTTGCATGGCGGCAGCTGAGACCAGCGCGTGCGCGACGTTTTCGCCGCGTACTGCTGGTGCGGTCCATAACGCGAAGAGTTCACCGATTTCTGGGTCGTTGTTGTGTAGCCCGAGACACACCATGCCTACGGCGTCGTCACCTCGTTCGGCGATGAACCGGCGGGCGCGGATCATTGGTAGACGCCACATGCTGTCTTCGTAGGAACGTTCTTCCTCGTAGCGGGCGAGGAAGGCGTGCGGCGCATCTCGTAGCGCAGCTAGCCGGGTTTCACGGTAGAGCCGCCATTCAGTGTGGTGCAGCAGGCGCACCGTGACGTCCGCTGGCGCGGTCTTGATCTGGCGCGACTCGTAGAGTTGCGGCTCTGCAGGGCGTGAAGAAACCGGAGTGATCATCGCGGAAGTGGTGTTGTGAGACATGGGGATCCTGACAAACGAATGTCGATCGCGGTGGTGTCCGGTTCGGAGCAAGCGCTCCTGGAGGGCGGCAGCGGACGGCCAGCCATCGTTCGGACTTACTGGGCTTCCAGAACAAACCAGACTACCGGAGTGGGCGGGGCGTTACCACCGCCCGGCACCTAGTGTTGCCGCCACCGCCGCCACCGCCGCCACCGCCGGGACCGAGGCCGGGACTAGGGCGCCACGAACGGACGTGTCCTGCACTCACGACGTGCCCCCATCACCGCCGGTGAGGGTGACCAAGATCTGGGAGGCCTCAGTGGTCCGGTTGGTGTTCGCGGCCATGGCAAGGGCATCGAGCTCCGCGTACGCCTGGTCGTGCGTGTGGCCGCGGTCGATGAGTACGCCGACCGCTTCGCCGATGGTTCTATCAGCCTGCAGGACACCGGTGACGTCGGGTTCGCCAGCCAAGCTCAAGTGCTGATCGAGGTCGGCAGGGTCCAGTTCTTGGCCGGTCAAGAAGGCGATGTCAGCGGCCAGGTCAACGAACGCGCCGGGCACCCCGGCGTAGAGCACGAACTGGATGATCGGCTCACCGGCGTCTGCCCCGCCCGGTAGTCCCGAAAGCAGCAGCGACGTGGTGATACTCCCGGGATCAGCGTGTTCATCCAGCAAGGTCAGGCGCAGCACCACCTGGCCGGGTGTGGAACAGGTTCGTTCTTCCTCAGCGGCGTGCTCGGCTGCGGTGATGGTGGCGGTTAGTCCCACGAAGGACTGCACCGCCGAGCGGGCGTTGGCAGCAAACCCCAGAACGGTTTGCGCGACGTCCGTTGTGGAGTCCGATGCGGGGTCGTAAAGGGCAGCGGACAGCAGCGCTAGATCCGCAGCCAGCGGGGTGGCTATCCGCATAGGGGCATCTACTCCGATCGCGTTGCTGGAACCAATAGGTCTGATGCCGACCACACCACACCGATCCCGCCGGCCCTGGGTGCGACACGATCCGCGCTGGACACGACAGACGTCAGTCCTCGGCATGCCGGGCCCGGGCTCGGCGAGCCGCTTCGTCCACGAGTTGCTGGGCGACCTCGACCATTTTGAGGTGTTCGTGTTGGCTCATGGTCTGCAACCGCTCGCCGGCCTGGGCGGAGCTGAGGCCGGTACGGCTACGGATCAGGCCGATGGCCTGGTCGATGACTGGGCGAGCAGCCAGCGCGGCCTGGAGCCGGCTTGTCAACGCGATCGCCTGAGACAACGTGTGCGCGTTGTGCACCGCGACGGCCGCGGGCGCGGCGAAGAGCTCACCGAGCTCTTGGGCGTGGTCATCGAAGACGTCCTTGCCGCGGGCGTACACGTTGATCGCGCCCACGACTTGTCCAGGAAGTAACAACGGCAGCGACAGCGCGCTATGGACACCGAGCCGCCCGACGCGCGGGCCGAAACGCGGCCACATCTTCTCCCCACCCAGGCACCCTGAGCGCACGGTGCGTTGTTCCAGGGCTGCGGTGATGCACGGACCTTCGTTAACCGTCACGTACTGGATCTCATCGATCTGCGCGACGAATGGGTCGCTGGCCGCTAGCGCCTGTACCCGGTTGTCCGGGCGATCTACGCGTAACAGGGTGACTCCGGCGCCGTCCGCGCCGGGGATCGCGTGGGCGGCGTAGATCGCGACCTGTTCGAGAAGATCGGGTAGACCACGGGCACTGGTCACCAGGGCGGCCAGATCGCTCAGGCTGGTTTGCAGATCGTCGACGTCATCCTCGATCTGCTGCGCCCTGACTTCATCTGCGGATAAGCCTGGGGCAGCGTCGTGCAACTGATCACTCATGGTCATTCCCTCGTTCTAGAAAATGTGAGGCCACCGGACGAGATCAGATGTGTGGGTGCAGACGTAGTCCTCGCCTCGCTGGCTTCAACGCACGATATCCCTGACGATGCCCCGACCCACAGTGACAAACGCGCTAGAGGAATCCGAAGCAGTTACTTTTTTTGGGGGTAGCCTCAGAAGTGCTGACCAGGTCAGCCGCTACGGGAATGGTCCGGCCGTCCGCCGCCGCACCGCAGGAGCACCTGCTCCGCGTCCCCTCCTAACGGCACCACGAGCGTGATGCAGGCGCCCATGACTTCCCGCCACCACGTGGATCCGCACTCCAACTTCTCGGCGTGCGCCGGCGACCAAATCTGGCACCTGACTGACCATGCGCCATCCGCGACCGCTTCATTTAGCCCGTCGGCAACAAACGTGTTGACGTGTGGGATCCACTTACGCGAAGAACAGCTCATGGCTGCACGCCCGGGGAAACCCGGGCACCCGACCCGACCCAGGAGTGATGATGATCGACCCCAGAAAGATCGACTCAGACCTGAGCGCCTATTTCGCCATCGACCTGACGGTGATGCCACCGGAAACCGAACCCCCGCTGACCACAGCCGCATCGGCGTCGGCGTCGGCGTCGGCGGCAGCCGAACGCGCACTGCACCGGTGGGACAACGAGGGCGGACGGGCTGCACCCCGATCCCGCGCTACGGCGAGGGCCCGTCACGAGGCGTTACCTGAGCGGCCGACCACAGGGTGAGAAGAACCCCGCATCCCGCCGCGGCCAAGTACAGGAGGACAACCCCATGACCGACACTCAGATCCGTGCGACCGACCCACTGGTCGATATTGATTCCTTGCCGCCATCTGGTCGACGTGATTCTTCCCGCCAGCACGCCTCAAGCACGGAGCAACCCGCTACCCGCGCCGTGGTGTACGGGGACTTCACCTGCTGGAAATGCGCTCTGGCCAACCGGCGGACCGATCTGTTGCGCAGGTCGGGATACACCATCGAGTGGCGCGCGATCGAAAGCGAGCCTGGCCTGCCGGTGCGCGGGAGAGGACGTACCGCACAGGAATCGGATCACGTGGCGGCGGTTCGCCGCGTGGTGAGCACGCAGTTGCGAACCGGGGAGGTCATGTCCCAAGACCTGCCCGACTTGGTGCCCAAGACGACCGCCGCGGTCTCGGCGTACGCCGAAGCAGTAGTCGCGAATGTCCCCGACCAGGTCAGGGCCCAGCTGTTCACCGCGTACTGGCAGCACGGAACCGACATCGGTAACCCGGAGATCCTGCGCACCTTGCTGGCGGCGCAGTTCATGAGGAGCGAGGCCACTAGTGATCCCATCGTCCGGTTCGGGTACGCCGTTGCGATGACCCGCGAACCCATCACCACCGCAGCGTGGCGCCTGATCCGGCAATGGCGCCGAGAGTGGCAAACACTGCAGTGCGATCAACTGCCCACCGTGACCGATGCGTCCGGGACGTACTGCGGCGACGCGGCGCTGCGGCGGCTCGGCGACCTTCTTGACCAGCCGTCTCCGATCGCCGGGGATGGCTTTCATCGCGCCAGCTCAACGCTGCCGGATTGGGAACCGCCGACCACCGTGGAACCACCCATGCAGTGGACATCCCAAGCAGGTGACCCGTGGCGACGAGCAGCATTAATCCGGCAAAGCGGGCGATGACACTGACACCATGATTCTGGGGTGCCGCTTGCCTGCAGATACACGGTTGCTGCGATCGCTCTGCCCGTCCCACGATTGTGGCTGCTACCGTTAATGGACTGCTGAGTAGGGTCAGCCAGTCCGAAAGAGCGTGGCCGTCCGCCGCCACGCTCCAGAGTTAATAGACTCACCGCCGGACAGCACGGGGTCACCGAAAATTTCGGAGTCACCGCCATGCACAACCATTCAACGAGCGTCGAAGAACTTTCAGCCGATACCGCGCGCCACCTCAGTTCCGTACTGTGCCGGCTCGGACACTGCTGCGACGGGCCGTGCGATCTGCTCTCACCCGCACTAGGCACCGTGTGGTTTACCTGGCAACGCGAAGGCATAGCCACGACCCTGGTCGTCCTGGAATCAAACGATTCCAGCGCGCTCAGTCCTTTGGTGCACGCAGTGAATTCCTGCGCACGCGATGCTCGGATCCGCATACGAACACGAGGCATCGATGACCGAGGGCGGGCGCTGAGCGTTATCTGCCCCACCCCGCTAAATGGTGGGGTGTCACCCCGATTGGGAGGACATTATGAATCTATCAATTCGCACTGAGCTCAGATCATTAGCTAATCGGGGTCCGGAAGGCGTGTACGTCTCGCTTTTCATGCCCACGCACCGCTTCGGTGATGCCATCGAGTCGGACAAGTTGCGGTGGAAGAACCTGGTGGTCGGGGTCGAAGAGCTACTGCTGAACACTGTGCGACGTCCCGACGTCGAGGCGCTGCTTGCTCCTGCCTATCAACTGCGGGAGGACCCGATGGCATGGCAGTACATGAGTGACGGGCTGGCCATGTTCCTGCGACCGGACTACACCCGCACGTTCAAGGTAGCGGCGCCGATGCCAGAGCTAGCCACAGTGGGTGACCGGCCGGTGATCGGTCCCATGGTCCGACTCTTCTCCGGTGACGAACGATTCCTGCTCCTCGCCCTGAGCCAGCGCGACGTGCGCCTGATGCAGGGCACCCGCGAGACCGTGGAACAGGTGTCGGTGACCGAGCTTCCCACCAGCCTGCTCGAGACCGTCGACCCGCAAGAGCCACGTTCGAACACGATGGCCCGCTCGGCCGACCGGGCCACGCGTGGGGGACCCGCGGTTTTCTACGGACACGGCGCGGGCGACCAGGATCTGAAAAAGGAGGAAGTGCTGCGTTTCCTTCGCTCGGTCGACAACGGGCTGCATGACGTGTTGGCAGCTGAGACCGCCCCCATGGTGCTGTTCGGCCTCGAACAACTCGTGAGTCCCTACCGAGAAATCACCACCTACGGGCACGTGCTGGACGAAGCGATCGAACTCAACCCTGACCAGCTACGCGTTGAGCAGCTACACGAGGCCGCGTGGCCCATCCTCGAGAAGCGACTTCGCGACGAACGAGGCCAGGTGATCGATCGCTTTCACGAATCGGCGGCGATGGGTCGCGCGTCGGCTGACCTGCCGGCGGTGGTCGAAGCGGCCGCCCAGGGGCGTATCGAAACGCTGTTCGTCAAGGCCGACCCGTGGTGCTGGGAGCAGGCTGCGGGCAACGACCTGCCGATCGTCGCGCTGGGGACCGAGGACCGGTACGCCGACTGTGAGCACGTTGACGCCGCTGCCGTAGCGACCTTGAACAACAGCGGTCAGGTGTACGCAACCTCAGAAACCTTCATTCCTGGTTGGCAAGTCGCGGCGATCTTTCGCTACTAAGATCCTCGGTCCCCGCCATGCCCGGCGCCGATCAGAACCGTAGATGTCCAGGCAGTCTGATCGCGCCCAGTAGACGGCATTCATGAGAGGAACAAACCCCATGGTAGGAAATTTCGTGGCTAGTGCCCGGCCGTACGAGATGGTTGGGGGTACCTACGTGGATACGAATATCCCCTCACAGACCGGTGAACTATTGGCCCG
This portion of the Dermatophilaceae bacterium Sec6.4 genome encodes:
- a CDS encoding universal stress protein; translated protein: MTVDSSPAVVVGVDGSATSEDAARWAASAATRRNTRLRVIYAVMPMYPPAFPDASTLAMVDWEDLTADLLTAATEPLRQLHPQLQIETKVHVGQSAAMALIIEAKSADLVVVGSRGRGGFTGLLLGSTATQVLGKVAPPVVVVRPRDTEQGPVKPGDPVVVGVDGSKPAQRAVRFAVTEAAALRHTTVSVVHAWAAPDNPGITAPLATDIQDWPLLAQHAVDLVNETVAGVRADFPNVEITGQVYNSQPIDALLDATRHAQLLVLGSRGRGAFTGLVLGSVSHSLVRGAHCPVAVLQ
- a CDS encoding glucose-6-phosphate dehydrogenase — protein: MTSTFLLLGAHGDLTRRFLLPALAHLQRDELLPLDVSVVAVGRRDGDDDAFRQVAAAALQEHAAHLDPVDRAALCSRLRYAVADVGCAAELRPLMQRADGPLIIYLALPHTLFAATITALSEVGLPAGSRLVVEKPFGTDLAGARRLNQLVDALLPEDAVFRVDHFLTMQSVLDLLGLRFANRIFEPIWHAGHVERVDIIWEETLALEDRAGYYDSAGALRDMLQNHLLQLLCLIAMEPPTSLGERDLRDRKAEVLRATHPPTSGQMDERTRRGRYTAGMVDGRALPSYADEPGVDPDRGTETFAEVTLTVDNWRWSGVPFTLRAGKALAQNRREIAITFREVPHLTFGANRPAHPNVLRLSLDPDSIAIEVNVSAAGRPFELAPATLGAQFAPPDLPTYAHLLAAVFAGDPTLSLRGDEAEEAWRVMEPILGAWAAGGAPLQDYPAGSVGPTHKTPTD
- a CDS encoding trehalase-like domain-containing protein, with the protein product MNTAHGFPPIKDHVLLADGETTALVSSRGAIEWLCAPRSHSPTCSARSLTGTLRLIRAREGASPTLASEQQPMEVQR
- a CDS encoding GNAT family N-acetyltransferase, with translation MSHNTTSAMITPVSSRPAEPQLYESRQIKTAPADVTVRLLHHTEWRLYRETRLAALRDAPHAFLARYEEERSYEDSMWRLPMIRARRFIAERGDDAVGMVCLGLHNNDPEIGELFALWTAPAVRGENVAHALVSAAAMQAAEDGCRLLYYWAISDDATAIGFASYFGFRPSAKRRPARVAKGTDAYDADEVAMVLPLTADPTQSPNPYMAFHS
- a CDS encoding GAF and ANTAR domain-containing protein, coding for MSDQLHDAAPGLSADEVRAQQIEDDVDDLQTSLSDLAALVTSARGLPDLLEQVAIYAAHAIPGADGAGVTLLRVDRPDNRVQALAASDPFVAQIDEIQYVTVNEGPCITAALEQRTVRSGCLGGEKMWPRFGPRVGRLGVHSALSLPLLLPGQVVGAINVYARGKDVFDDHAQELGELFAAPAAVAVHNAHTLSQAIALTSRLQAALAARPVIDQAIGLIRSRTGLSSAQAGERLQTMSQHEHLKMVEVAQQLVDEAARRARARHAED